Proteins from one Thalassophryne amazonica chromosome 20, fThaAma1.1, whole genome shotgun sequence genomic window:
- the lsm10 gene encoding U7 snRNA-associated Sm-like protein LSm10: MESEAAESPPSASRPAAPEVCTSIQERSIVENSMVVLLQGLQGEVTTVDLRNETTARGRVVSVDAFMNIRLEEVLHRDRRGRLTQLQELFITGRNVRYVHIPDHMDIMKTMQSQLAKIHRVRNFGSQGGGRKEYAKKKK, from the coding sequence ATGGAGTCAGAGGCGGCGGAGTCACCGCCGTCAGCGTCGCGGCCAGCAGCACCGGAAGTGTGCACCTCCATTCAGGAGCGCTCAATCGTGGAGAACAGCATGGTGGTGCTGCTGCAGGGCCTGCAGGGGGAGGTGACCACGGTGGACCTGAGGAACGAGACCACGGCGCGGGGCCGCGTGGTCAGCGTGGACGCCTTCATGAACATAcggctggaggaggtgctgcaccGTGATCGGCGTGGTCGGCTCACTCAGCTGCAGGAGCTGTTCATCACCGGCAGGAATGTCCGCTATGTCCACATCCCTGACCACATGGACATAATGAAAACCATGCAGAGCCAGCTGGCCAAGATCCACCGCGTCCGCAACTTTGGCAGCCAAGGGGGCGGCAGGAAGGAGTATGCCAAGAAAAAgaagtag